In the genome of uncultured Pseudodesulfovibrio sp., one region contains:
- a CDS encoding ABC transporter substrate-binding protein yields MKRLVLILALVLSFAFAANAAFAGKIEDIKAKGVLVCGVKDSVNLFGFVDPNTKELVGFDVDICKYIADKLGVKTEFKVVTSKNRIPMLAQGSVDMLAATMTHKFSRDEQIDFSITYFMDGQKLLVEKGSGINSTDDLANKKVGTVKGSTSEKNIKAAQPKAQVISYDEYPQAFMALKQGKVKAVTTDSGILAGLKAGDDNPDKWEIVGAFFSSEPYGLGVPQNDSAFRDFVNKSLNEMWLDGSYQKLFKKWMGYDLPAGWEMELWPM; encoded by the coding sequence ATGAAACGTTTGGTATTGATTCTGGCACTGGTCCTGTCCTTCGCCTTTGCGGCCAACGCTGCATTCGCTGGCAAAATCGAGGACATCAAGGCCAAGGGCGTGCTGGTTTGCGGCGTCAAGGACTCCGTTAACCTGTTCGGTTTCGTCGACCCCAACACCAAGGAACTGGTGGGCTTCGACGTGGACATCTGCAAGTACATCGCTGACAAGCTCGGCGTGAAGACCGAGTTCAAGGTCGTCACCTCCAAGAACCGCATCCCGATGCTGGCTCAGGGCTCCGTGGACATGCTGGCCGCCACCATGACCCACAAGTTCTCCCGTGACGAGCAGATCGACTTCTCGATCACCTATTTCATGGACGGCCAGAAGCTGCTGGTCGAAAAGGGCTCCGGCATCAACTCCACCGACGATCTGGCCAACAAGAAGGTCGGTACCGTCAAGGGCTCCACTTCCGAAAAGAACATCAAGGCCGCCCAGCCCAAGGCCCAGGTCATCTCCTATGACGAGTACCCGCAGGCCTTCATGGCTCTGAAGCAGGGCAAGGTCAAGGCTGTGACCACCGACTCCGGCATCCTGGCCGGTCTCAAGGCCGGTGACGACAATCCCGACAAGTGGGAAATCGTCGGCGCCTTCTTCTCCTCCGAGCCCTACGGTCTCGGCGTTCCGCAGAACGATTCCGCTTTCCGCGACTTCGTCAACAAGTCCCTCAACGAGATGTGGCTCGATGGTTCCTACCAGAAGCTCTTCAAGAAGTGGATGGGTTACGACCTGCCCGCCGGCTGGGAGATGGAACTCTGGCCCATGTAA
- a CDS encoding amino acid ABC transporter ATP-binding protein yields the protein MAMIEVQKLHKWYGDFHVLQGITESVNKGEVLVICGPSGSGKSTFIRCINRLEEYQKGQILFDGKDILDKDVNINDLRAEIGIVFQQFNLYPHLSVLRNVTLAPTKVKNMPKDQAEEIALHLLERVGIHDQAHKYPAELSGGQQQRVAIARSLAMKPKVMLFDEPTSALDPEMINEVLNVMKDLAREGMTMLCVTHEMGFAREVADRVLFMDGGVVVEQAAPDEFFSNPQHERAKNFLKEIL from the coding sequence ATGGCAATGATTGAAGTGCAGAAACTGCACAAGTGGTATGGCGATTTTCACGTTCTGCAGGGGATCACCGAATCCGTGAACAAGGGCGAGGTGCTGGTCATCTGCGGCCCGTCCGGGTCCGGCAAATCCACCTTCATTCGCTGTATCAACCGGCTCGAGGAATACCAGAAGGGACAGATCCTGTTCGACGGCAAGGACATCCTTGACAAGGACGTCAATATCAACGATCTGCGGGCCGAAATCGGTATAGTATTCCAGCAGTTCAATCTTTACCCCCACCTTTCGGTACTGCGCAACGTCACCCTGGCTCCCACCAAGGTCAAGAACATGCCCAAGGACCAGGCCGAGGAGATCGCCCTGCATCTGCTCGAGCGGGTGGGCATCCACGACCAGGCACACAAATATCCGGCCGAACTTTCCGGCGGTCAGCAGCAGCGTGTAGCCATCGCCCGTTCCCTGGCCATGAAGCCCAAGGTCATGCTTTTTGACGAGCCCACCTCGGCGCTCGACCCTGAGATGATCAACGAGGTGCTTAACGTTATGAAAGACCTGGCGCGCGAGGGCATGACCATGCTCTGCGTGACCCACGAGATGGGCTTTGCCCGCGAAGTGGCCGACCGCGTCCTGTTCATGGACGGCGGGGTGGTCGTAGAGCAGGCCGCTCCCGACGAATTCTTCAGCAATCCCCAACACGAGCGCGCAAAGAACTTCCTGAAGGAAATTCTTTAA
- the qrcD gene encoding menaquinone reductase integral membrane subunit QrcD: MDSKLFPEGVQRCSFGKFLIWTAVILAFFLWGLYAAVLVLYNGIGTTGLDNYFGFGAWITFDLAVIALGAGAFFTGLLKYILKIKQLEKIINLTVVVGFICYSGAMLVLTLDIGQPGRAWFGYWHPNVHSMLTEVIFCITCYCTVLIIEFVPLVLEQKQLNKIPFIHALAHNMHVNMALFAGIGAFLSTFHQGSLGGMYGVLIGRPFAFREGFFIWPWTFFLFVLSAVGSGPVFTVLVATFMEKLTGKKLVDYKTKALMGKIAGTMLTVYMFFKILDTWGWATGYLPSVGLTFDEMFYGFIYGKWLLYTEIVICGVIPAIMLITPSIRNRPALLYTAAILDCIGVSLNRYIFTVQTIAFPSMPFDSWQVYYPNWVEYASSIMIVAYGFLVLTLVYRYLPLFPQERELN; this comes from the coding sequence ATGGATAGCAAACTCTTTCCGGAAGGAGTGCAGCGTTGCTCCTTCGGCAAGTTCCTGATTTGGACAGCCGTCATTCTGGCCTTCTTCCTGTGGGGCCTCTACGCCGCCGTGCTCGTCCTGTATAATGGAATCGGCACCACCGGCCTGGACAACTACTTCGGGTTCGGTGCCTGGATCACCTTTGACCTGGCCGTGATCGCCTTGGGCGCCGGTGCGTTCTTCACCGGTCTGCTCAAGTACATCCTCAAGATCAAACAGCTTGAGAAGATCATCAACCTGACTGTTGTCGTGGGCTTCATCTGTTACTCCGGCGCCATGCTGGTCCTGACGCTCGACATCGGGCAGCCCGGCCGCGCGTGGTTCGGTTACTGGCATCCGAACGTCCACTCCATGCTGACCGAAGTTATCTTCTGCATCACCTGCTACTGCACCGTCCTGATCATCGAGTTCGTCCCGCTGGTCCTGGAGCAGAAGCAGCTGAACAAGATTCCCTTCATCCACGCCCTAGCCCACAACATGCACGTGAACATGGCTTTGTTCGCCGGTATCGGCGCATTCCTGTCCACCTTCCACCAGGGGTCCCTGGGTGGCATGTACGGCGTCCTGATCGGTCGTCCCTTCGCCTTCCGCGAGGGCTTCTTCATCTGGCCGTGGACCTTCTTCCTGTTCGTTCTCTCCGCCGTGGGTTCCGGTCCGGTTTTCACCGTCCTGGTTGCCACCTTCATGGAGAAGCTGACCGGCAAGAAACTGGTGGATTACAAGACCAAGGCCCTCATGGGCAAGATTGCCGGCACCATGCTGACCGTCTACATGTTCTTCAAGATTCTGGACACCTGGGGTTGGGCCACCGGCTACCTGCCCTCTGTCGGCCTGACCTTTGATGAGATGTTCTACGGTTTCATTTACGGCAAGTGGTTGCTCTACACGGAGATCGTCATCTGCGGTGTGATCCCGGCCATCATGCTGATCACCCCGTCCATTCGCAATCGTCCGGCCCTGCTGTACACCGCAGCCATTCTCGACTGCATCGGCGTGTCCCTGAACCGGTACATCTTCACCGTTCAGACCATCGCCTTCCCGAGCATGCCGTTCGACAGCTGGCAGGTTTACTACCCCAACTGGGTTGAGTACGCCTCCTCGATCATGATCGTGGCTTACGGCTTCCTGGTTCTGACCCTGGTGTACCGGTACCTGCCGCTGTTCCCGCAGGAACGCGAACTGAACTAG
- the qrcC gene encoding menaquinone reductase iron-sulfur cluster-binding subunit QrcC: MQTKEFKIRWGMVIDIDKCTGCGACMVGCQVENNIAPMTKSDPYNYVQALTKPRDDASNKLRTLTWMNVYELSNGKAFPEHETAYLPRPCMQCGTPACVPVCPVVATDKNEEGGIVSQIYPRCIGCRYCMAACPYHARYFNWWDPLWPEGMDKGLSPSTSVRPRGVVEKCSFCHSRYLAAKDKARMDGEDPMNLPEGAYTTACADICPTKAITFGDLNNPEHKVHELSKSPHAFRLLEKLGLHPQVYYMSEREWVRKQGDNYNAEAGGHH; the protein is encoded by the coding sequence ATGCAAACTAAAGAATTCAAAATCAGATGGGGCATGGTCATTGATATTGACAAATGCACCGGCTGCGGCGCCTGTATGGTCGGCTGCCAGGTGGAAAACAATATCGCTCCCATGACCAAAAGCGACCCCTATAACTACGTTCAGGCCCTGACCAAGCCGCGCGATGACGCGTCGAACAAGCTCAGGACCCTGACCTGGATGAACGTCTACGAGTTGTCCAACGGCAAGGCCTTCCCGGAACACGAGACCGCCTACCTGCCGCGTCCCTGCATGCAGTGCGGCACTCCGGCTTGTGTGCCCGTGTGCCCGGTCGTTGCCACGGACAAGAACGAGGAGGGCGGCATCGTCTCCCAGATCTACCCCCGTTGCATCGGCTGTAGATACTGCATGGCTGCCTGCCCCTACCACGCCCGGTACTTCAACTGGTGGGATCCCCTCTGGCCGGAAGGCATGGACAAGGGCTTGAGCCCGTCCACCTCCGTGCGACCGCGCGGCGTGGTCGAGAAGTGCAGCTTCTGCCACTCTCGTTACCTGGCGGCCAAGGACAAGGCCCGCATGGACGGCGAGGATCCGATGAACCTGCCCGAAGGCGCGTACACCACCGCCTGCGCAGACATCTGCCCGACCAAGGCGATCACCTTCGGCGACCTGAACAACCCGGAGCACAAGGTGCATGAGCTCTCCAAGAGCCCGCACGCGTTCCGTCTGCTCGAGAAGCTGGGGCTGCATCCGCAGGTCTACTACATGTCCGAGCGCGAATGGGTCCGCAAGCAGGGTGACAACTACAACGCCGAAGCCGGCGGACACCACTAG
- a CDS encoding TAXI family TRAP transporter solute-binding subunit: MMARVRGLSAVAVLLFSVLLLAACTDSGNDQQSSSGTGAGQEAELQQPKVVLASTQAVPLVYTTGKPTFVTIGTGGISGVYYPTGGAIANMVNLKRDKYNIRATVEATGGSVFNINGVLAGDLQFGLAQADRQFQAVHGLAEWQSRGPQKKLCSVFSLHPETVTLVATDDSGIRDINDLKGKRVNIGNPGSGQHQNSLDALNAAGIDLAEMEVVEVKAVKAIRMLEAGELDAFFYTVGHPSAAILKVTRGERKVRFVPIVGVDTLFVLHPYYVPSRINMKYYPGAANKGEDVESFGVKATLVTSTDVPAPVVYAITREVLENFETFKAQQPAFSGLTKKSMLQGLSAPIHPGAEKYYHEAGLQ; this comes from the coding sequence ATGATGGCGAGAGTCAGGGGGCTTTCCGCAGTGGCGGTATTGCTTTTTTCGGTCTTGCTTCTCGCTGCCTGCACCGATTCCGGGAATGATCAGCAATCTTCCTCCGGAACAGGGGCAGGGCAGGAGGCCGAGCTGCAACAGCCCAAGGTCGTGCTTGCTTCAACCCAAGCTGTGCCTCTTGTGTATACGACAGGCAAGCCCACGTTCGTCACCATCGGCACCGGCGGTATCTCCGGCGTGTACTATCCCACGGGCGGAGCCATCGCCAACATGGTCAATCTCAAGCGGGACAAATACAATATCCGGGCCACGGTCGAGGCAACGGGCGGGTCTGTCTTCAATATCAACGGAGTCCTCGCCGGGGATCTTCAATTCGGCCTTGCACAGGCCGACCGCCAGTTTCAGGCTGTGCACGGCTTGGCCGAGTGGCAGTCGCGCGGACCGCAGAAGAAGCTGTGCTCCGTATTTTCTTTGCATCCGGAGACGGTAACTCTGGTGGCCACAGACGATTCGGGCATCCGCGACATCAACGACCTGAAGGGTAAACGGGTCAATATCGGCAACCCCGGCTCAGGACAGCACCAAAACTCTTTGGATGCCTTGAACGCTGCAGGGATTGACCTCGCTGAAATGGAAGTCGTCGAGGTCAAGGCCGTGAAGGCTATCAGGATGCTTGAAGCCGGTGAATTGGACGCTTTTTTTTATACGGTTGGGCATCCTTCGGCAGCTATCCTCAAGGTTACCAGAGGAGAACGAAAAGTGCGTTTCGTGCCGATCGTCGGTGTTGACACCTTGTTCGTGCTGCACCCCTATTATGTCCCGTCGCGGATCAACATGAAATACTATCCCGGAGCTGCCAACAAAGGCGAAGACGTGGAAAGCTTCGGGGTCAAGGCTACCCTGGTGACCTCGACGGATGTCCCGGCACCTGTCGTCTATGCCATAACAAGAGAGGTCCTTGAAAATTTCGAGACCTTCAAGGCGCAGCAGCCTGCATTTTCGGGATTGACGAAAAAGTCCATGCTGCAGGGATTATCCGCGCCCATCCATCCCGGTGCGGAGAAATACTACCACGAAGCAGGGCTGCAATAA